One segment of Streptomyces sp. TG1A-8 DNA contains the following:
- a CDS encoding DUF4097 family beta strand repeat-containing protein, with protein MPSFDTPEPISATAHVEAGSIRFTAGDRLDTTVEVRPRDPEKDQDVRAAGQTEVTYASGVLTVRTPKQRYLVGRTGTVDVTVELPTGSRADVTGAWAQVLGEGVLGEVRVKTSSGDVRLDTTGPLQLTASHGSITVDRIEGAAEITTSSGSLRVGTVDGPAVLKNSHGTTTVGTAAGDLRVSGANGDIDIARAKGSVVATTAHGTLRVADVARGTVQLETSYGAIEVGIREGTAAWLDVSSDHGQVRNTLTASEVPGEAEDTVEVRARTRYGNIDVRRARA; from the coding sequence ATGCCTTCTTTCGACACTCCCGAACCGATCTCGGCCACGGCGCACGTGGAGGCCGGATCCATCCGGTTCACCGCGGGCGACCGCCTCGACACCACCGTCGAGGTGCGGCCCCGTGACCCGGAGAAGGACCAGGACGTACGGGCGGCCGGCCAGACCGAGGTCACGTACGCGAGCGGCGTGCTGACCGTCAGGACGCCCAAGCAGCGCTATCTCGTCGGCCGCACCGGCACCGTCGACGTGACGGTCGAACTGCCCACGGGTTCGCGCGCCGACGTGACCGGCGCCTGGGCCCAGGTGCTCGGCGAGGGCGTGCTCGGCGAGGTCCGGGTGAAGACCTCCTCCGGGGACGTCCGCCTCGACACGACCGGACCGCTCCAGCTGACCGCCTCCCACGGCTCGATCACCGTCGACCGGATCGAGGGCGCGGCCGAGATCACCACCAGCTCCGGCAGCCTGCGCGTCGGCACCGTCGACGGCCCCGCCGTCCTGAAGAACTCGCACGGCACCACGACCGTCGGCACCGCGGCCGGCGACCTGCGGGTGAGCGGCGCCAACGGCGACATCGACATCGCGCGCGCCAAGGGCTCGGTCGTCGCCACCACCGCCCACGGCACCCTGCGCGTCGCCGACGTCGCCCGCGGCACCGTCCAGTTGGAGACCTCCTACGGCGCCATCGAGGTCGGCATCCGCGAGGGCACCGCCGCCTGGCTCGACGTCAGCTCCGACCACGGACAGGTGCGCAACACGCTCACCGCCTCCGAGGTCCCGGGGGAGGCCGAGGACACCGTCGAGGTCCGCGCCCGGACCCGCTACGGCAACATCGACGTGCGCCGCGCCCGGGCCTGA
- a CDS encoding toxin-antitoxin system HicB family antitoxin: protein MDLTPYVDTLRRELAVAAEAGGDEARELAERLTAPLESATRLTMLNVLSAAMDEITRELAPGSVDVRLRGLDPDFVVTPPPAHGGAPAEPAAPVEPQGAPVPADGDEGGTARVNLRLPAHLKARAEEAAAREGLSVNAWLVRAVSAALDGGTRPRATERTRSIGQRYTGWVR from the coding sequence ATGGACCTCACCCCGTATGTCGACACTCTTCGCCGCGAACTCGCGGTGGCCGCCGAAGCCGGCGGTGACGAAGCCCGCGAGCTGGCCGAGAGGCTCACCGCCCCCCTGGAGTCGGCGACCCGGCTGACCATGCTCAACGTGCTCTCCGCCGCGATGGACGAGATCACCCGCGAACTCGCCCCCGGCTCGGTCGACGTACGGCTGCGCGGGCTCGACCCCGACTTCGTGGTGACACCGCCGCCCGCCCACGGGGGCGCCCCCGCGGAACCCGCCGCGCCCGTCGAACCGCAGGGGGCCCCGGTCCCGGCCGACGGTGACGAGGGCGGCACCGCCCGCGTCAACCTGCGCCTGCCGGCCCACCTCAAGGCCCGCGCCGAGGAGGCCGCGGCCCGCGAGGGCCTGTCGGTCAACGCGTGGCTGGTGCGCGCCGTGTCGGCCGCGCTCGACGGTGGCACCCGGCCGCGCGCGACGGAGCGGACCCGCAGCATCGGGCAGCGCTACACGGGCTGGGTGCGCTAG